A genomic segment from Orrella daihaiensis encodes:
- a CDS encoding glycosyltransferase family 2 protein, producing the protein MTTATRQLEASTDALLANALQSLDTDPVGARLRLAAAINRGVDKSVMTALLAKSVATDDAVAALGLLKSAVDHDPQSLALWSQYWQVLAAATEAGHRLCEQEDWRAALEQRLRWLNQGAELRAILKFLDTIDAQATASNLTPRCLGYCRWDAKREVIEGWALDRWAMQDPCSLVIEQTNPTDPQNKRQGQLLADSPVDWLAKAGISSVGGFVIKVPSQDPWSIRALSLRFAHGQELAGSPLACSAAIDVKTAEQGPVQSPVQSATQSTNHRSMVDVLVPVFEGREHVLACLESLIKARQQQTTPHEIVVLDDASQDPLLRDALQDLAQKNEIVLVTRAANLGFIRNINRGMALHPERDVVWLNADTRVTGNWLDRLKSAAYAGDNTASATPWSNDGEFMTLAGKGNPEPMPSLEAQQQIDAVISELNLSPEELVAGCGFCFYVKRKAINEVGYLDETDLIDGYGEETDWCLRARQLGWRHVAATNLFVGHAGGQSFGARKRALAAHNNAVIRQRYPLAERLHDDHLKQDPLKSVRETIARARLQQWHPSGNMTVVIKRQVSVGPNKKPKTELNTNLTTERKTPLSFPASDRAESLDHDIELTWQITGTDTAVTLTFNRMQPSLQLNYRLPQQADQLAKDMDEVRAVTGDTRHMPSALVKVFAKVLGKVLGKVLSDRLDARRSSELTELTDPTSNNIEARLANKSLPTGDGLALIVDDLQDPEVVDTWLKIIRTAGLSEGIQFITTQNTPGAQLLRRTARVAPVYCPEGLSWTQWLGLLGVNCAVMLAPETAFIQQIETELNVDLPVVDGHVFIQARSTEKAVLTRKQVRGVRGQRQRQAIDRDLVTA; encoded by the coding sequence TTGACAACCGCTACCCGGCAGCTTGAAGCAAGCACAGATGCGCTTCTGGCAAATGCATTGCAATCGCTCGATACCGACCCTGTCGGGGCGCGTTTGCGCTTGGCTGCCGCTATCAATCGTGGGGTGGATAAATCCGTCATGACGGCCTTGCTCGCGAAATCAGTGGCAACCGATGATGCAGTCGCCGCCTTGGGCCTACTGAAATCAGCGGTTGATCACGATCCGCAGAGCTTGGCGCTATGGAGTCAATACTGGCAGGTGCTGGCCGCAGCCACAGAGGCTGGCCACAGATTGTGTGAACAAGAAGATTGGCGGGCCGCATTAGAGCAGCGGCTGCGCTGGTTAAATCAGGGTGCGGAGTTGCGTGCCATCTTGAAGTTTCTCGATACGATCGATGCACAAGCAACCGCGTCAAACCTAACGCCACGTTGTCTTGGCTACTGCCGCTGGGATGCCAAGCGTGAGGTCATCGAAGGTTGGGCGCTAGATCGATGGGCTATGCAAGATCCGTGCTCGCTCGTCATTGAACAAACCAACCCCACCGACCCTCAAAACAAACGCCAGGGTCAATTATTGGCAGACAGCCCCGTGGATTGGTTGGCTAAAGCAGGCATCAGCTCGGTGGGTGGGTTTGTGATTAAAGTCCCATCCCAAGATCCATGGTCGATTCGGGCGTTGTCTTTGCGGTTTGCGCACGGACAGGAACTGGCCGGTAGTCCGTTGGCATGCTCTGCTGCGATTGATGTTAAGACTGCAGAGCAAGGCCCAGTACAAAGTCCAGTGCAAAGCGCAACACAAAGCACAAATCACCGTTCAATGGTCGATGTGCTTGTGCCTGTTTTTGAAGGTCGTGAGCATGTGCTGGCCTGTCTTGAGAGCCTCATCAAAGCCCGTCAGCAGCAAACCACGCCCCATGAGATCGTGGTGCTCGATGACGCAAGCCAAGATCCGTTGCTGCGAGATGCGCTGCAGGACCTGGCGCAAAAGAACGAGATTGTTCTGGTCACGCGAGCCGCCAATCTCGGGTTTATTCGTAACATCAACCGTGGCATGGCACTGCACCCAGAGCGCGATGTGGTGTGGCTCAATGCCGATACCCGTGTCACAGGTAACTGGTTAGACCGCTTGAAGTCAGCCGCTTACGCCGGTGACAACACCGCGTCCGCCACACCTTGGTCAAACGATGGCGAGTTCATGACGCTGGCAGGCAAGGGCAACCCCGAGCCCATGCCAAGCCTAGAGGCTCAACAACAGATTGATGCGGTCATTAGCGAACTCAATCTGTCGCCAGAGGAACTGGTGGCCGGTTGCGGGTTTTGTTTTTACGTTAAACGCAAGGCCATCAACGAAGTCGGCTATCTGGATGAGACTGATCTCATCGATGGCTATGGTGAGGAGACCGATTGGTGCCTGCGTGCCCGCCAGCTTGGCTGGCGCCACGTGGCCGCCACCAACCTGTTTGTCGGTCACGCGGGCGGCCAATCGTTTGGCGCGCGCAAACGGGCGCTTGCAGCGCACAACAATGCGGTGATCCGTCAACGCTATCCATTGGCCGAGCGATTGCATGACGACCATCTAAAGCAAGACCCACTAAAGTCCGTCCGAGAGACAATTGCCCGAGCACGCTTGCAACAGTGGCACCCGTCTGGAAACATGACCGTCGTGATTAAACGCCAAGTGTCGGTTGGGCCAAATAAAAAACCGAAGACAGAGCTGAACACAAATCTTACGACAGAACGGAAGACACCGCTATCCTTCCCAGCATCCGACCGGGCTGAGTCTTTAGATCACGATATCGAACTCACGTGGCAGATCACGGGCACTGACACTGCAGTGACGCTCACATTCAACCGTATGCAGCCATCGCTGCAACTGAACTATCGTTTACCGCAACAGGCAGATCAGCTCGCGAAAGACATGGACGAGGTGAGGGCGGTGACGGGCGATACCCGGCACATGCCCAGCGCACTCGTCAAAGTGTTCGCCAAAGTGTTGGGCAAAGTGTTGGGCAAAGTGTTAAGTGATAGGCTAGATGCCAGACGGTCGTCGGAGCTGACCGAGCTGACCGACCCCACTTCAAACAACATTGAAGCCCGTCTAGCGAACAAGTCATTGCCAACAGGGGATGGCTTGGCACTGATTGTGGATGATTTACAGGATCCCGAGGTGGTCGATACGTGGCTAAAAATCATCCGTACGGCTGGCCTGAGTGAGGGCATCCAGTTCATCACCACTCAAAACACCCCCGGTGCGCAACTGTTAAGACGCACGGCTCGGGTGGCACCGGTGTATTGCCCAGAGGGCTTAAGTTGGACGCAATGGCTTGGGTTATTAGGCGTTAATTGCGCGGTAATGCTTGCGCCAGAAACTGCTTTCATCCAACAGATTGAGACAGAACTGAATGTTGATCTGCCGGTGGTCGATGGACATGTTTTTATTCAAGCTCGGTCTACCGAGAAAGCGGTGTTAACGCGCAAACAGGTGCGTGGCGTTAGGGGCCAACGCCAACGCCAAGCCATTGACCGTGATTTGGTGACTGCCTGA
- a CDS encoding glycosyltransferase family 2 protein, translating to MAQVLTKAKPAQKVNVQSAEPGVKPAVKLSTATDVLPLEIKPPRKAKSTTKPSAASKNSSQRTNSKQAAGVTKGQGQSSGSSVLNKATTKATAKAIPVATLSAGTDASSRSSAMLGSITGLYGDVLQGWAMDADSPDAMLAVEIYYDDVFGHLVRADEYLSGLQDTGEAIPDGAQWHGFVAQLDKQWLSGASKITARVANQGPWLAGTVFLGQGQNAQVADQQANRVFHGGGLKLVGWAWAGAQSKAIRQVSVFESINGELREILTVPANRSLSELSRKPHQGHGFVINLPSSLADGKRHQLELITDKGEPVNGSPIELCLTSNTLSGLVKDAWASGHGLDAILPILTSYERQYPVSFGFDHYAAWCDLYQIAPPQGETALRCAVVVITPETDAADAHADQSVQSVFGQRLPENQVECFKASAQAIIKGLAAAADMADVVVPLWAGDKLLPHALDVMAAQLETYRALHTEQPGQTEQIPKPSLWGYVDDDVMAIDASHRTDPWLKPDWDETLFYSLDYVSRGVFLSSDLVKTVLTDYGQTLEVLITLQDPASAWHAFMACVVAHTTAMKQSPIHVRQVLYQGHERHPSDSSRLAAMSWLANHQMPGAQVGMEDSVTRVVWPMPDPAPLVSVIVPTRNSVELLRVVIDGLITKTQYPELEVLVVNNDSDCAETLAYLNELEQSGITVLSYPKPFNYSAINNMAAEAATGELLLFLNNDVEIVDPRWLTEMVVQFGRDNVGVVGKKLLWPNGLVQHGGVVVGVNGLAAHAFNDCWQNDPGYMGLNRVDREQSAVTGACLMIRREDFLEAGGLDETNLPVAFNDVDLCLRIRESGKRVVLTTRFPLIHHESATRGKEDTPQKQARARRERQYFMRRWMTTQTAFTDPYYHPGLNQDFLVGPYGGLGRVHDKHSVSAE from the coding sequence ATGGCTCAAGTTCTCACCAAAGCGAAGCCAGCACAGAAAGTGAACGTGCAAAGTGCTGAGCCCGGTGTCAAACCCGCTGTCAAACTCTCTACTGCCACTGACGTGCTGCCACTCGAGATAAAACCCCCTCGCAAGGCGAAGTCCACCACCAAACCTTCCGCCGCATCAAAAAATTCCTCACAGCGAACGAACAGCAAGCAAGCGGCCGGGGTTACTAAAGGGCAGGGACAATCGTCGGGTAGTTCAGTTTTGAACAAGGCTACTACCAAAGCCACTGCCAAAGCTATTCCAGTAGCGACATTGTCAGCGGGCACAGACGCCTCATCTCGTTCTTCTGCCATGCTCGGTTCGATCACAGGGCTCTATGGCGATGTGCTGCAGGGGTGGGCGATGGACGCCGACAGTCCAGATGCGATGTTGGCCGTTGAGATTTATTACGACGATGTTTTTGGGCATTTGGTGAGAGCCGATGAGTATTTGAGTGGTTTGCAAGACACAGGCGAAGCAATACCTGACGGTGCACAGTGGCATGGGTTTGTAGCGCAGTTAGATAAGCAGTGGCTATCGGGTGCCAGCAAAATCACCGCACGTGTGGCCAATCAGGGGCCATGGTTAGCAGGTACGGTGTTTTTGGGGCAGGGACAAAATGCGCAGGTTGCCGATCAGCAAGCCAATCGTGTGTTCCACGGTGGTGGCTTAAAGCTAGTGGGCTGGGCCTGGGCGGGCGCACAGAGCAAAGCGATAAGACAGGTATCAGTGTTTGAATCGATTAACGGTGAGTTGCGCGAGATTCTTACGGTTCCCGCGAACCGCTCGTTGTCAGAGTTGTCTCGCAAACCGCACCAAGGTCACGGCTTTGTCATTAACTTACCGTCATCATTGGCCGACGGTAAACGTCACCAACTTGAACTGATCACTGACAAGGGCGAGCCGGTCAACGGTTCACCCATTGAGCTTTGCCTGACATCCAACACACTGTCTGGCCTAGTCAAGGATGCTTGGGCGTCAGGTCATGGTCTGGATGCCATCTTGCCGATCCTCACAAGCTATGAACGTCAATACCCAGTGAGCTTTGGGTTTGATCATTACGCAGCCTGGTGCGACCTGTACCAAATAGCGCCACCCCAAGGTGAGACAGCCTTGCGCTGTGCGGTGGTGGTGATCACCCCTGAAACCGACGCCGCTGACGCACACGCTGATCAGTCCGTTCAAAGCGTCTTCGGCCAGCGATTGCCAGAAAACCAGGTCGAGTGTTTTAAAGCGTCTGCGCAAGCCATTATCAAAGGATTAGCGGCCGCTGCTGACATGGCTGATGTGGTGGTGCCGCTTTGGGCAGGCGACAAGCTCCTGCCCCATGCGCTAGATGTCATGGCAGCACAGCTGGAGACTTACCGAGCACTGCACACAGAACAACCGGGGCAAACGGAACAAATACCCAAGCCATCGCTTTGGGGTTATGTCGATGATGACGTCATGGCCATTGACGCAAGTCACCGAACTGACCCTTGGCTAAAGCCCGATTGGGATGAAACCCTCTTCTATAGTCTTGACTACGTATCGCGCGGCGTATTTCTCTCGTCTGATTTAGTCAAGACTGTGCTGACTGACTACGGTCAGACGCTCGAGGTGCTAATCACACTACAAGACCCAGCCTCTGCCTGGCATGCCTTCATGGCCTGTGTGGTGGCACACACGACTGCCATGAAACAGTCTCCTATCCACGTACGGCAAGTCCTGTATCAAGGTCACGAAAGACACCCGTCTGACTCATCGCGTCTAGCCGCCATGTCCTGGCTGGCAAACCATCAGATGCCAGGTGCCCAAGTCGGGATGGAAGATTCAGTCACCCGAGTGGTTTGGCCAATGCCAGATCCAGCCCCCTTGGTTAGCGTGATTGTGCCCACCCGCAACAGCGTTGAGCTGTTGCGCGTTGTCATCGACGGCCTCATCACTAAAACCCAGTACCCAGAACTTGAAGTGCTCGTGGTCAACAACGACTCCGATTGTGCCGAAACACTCGCCTATCTGAACGAACTGGAACAATCAGGCATCACGGTGTTGTCATACCCCAAGCCATTCAATTACTCGGCGATCAACAACATGGCAGCTGAAGCCGCCACAGGCGAGTTGTTGCTGTTTCTAAACAATGACGTTGAAATCGTCGATCCGCGTTGGCTGACAGAAATGGTGGTGCAGTTTGGCCGAGACAATGTCGGGGTAGTGGGCAAGAAATTACTGTGGCCTAATGGCCTGGTGCAGCACGGCGGTGTCGTGGTCGGTGTCAATGGCTTGGCTGCGCATGCCTTTAATGACTGCTGGCAAAACGATCCCGGCTACATGGGTCTAAACCGGGTAGATCGCGAGCAATCGGCGGTCACTGGCGCCTGCCTCATGATCCGACGCGAAGACTTCCTGGAAGCAGGCGGCTTGGATGAAACCAACCTGCCTGTGGCATTTAACGATGTCGATTTGTGTTTGCGCATCAGAGAGTCAGGAAAGCGCGTGGTGCTCACCACGCGCTTTCCTCTGATCCACCATGAATCGGCCACCCGTGGCAAGGAAGACACCCCGCAAAAGCAGGCCAGAGCCCGGCGCGAGCGACAGTACTTCATGCGGCGCTGGATGACCACACAAACCGCCTTTACTGATCCGTACTATCACCCCGGCTTAAATCAGGATTTTCTGGTGGGTCCTTACGGCGGGCTTGGACGGGTTCATGACAAGCACTCAGTCAGTGCCGAATAA
- a CDS encoding class I SAM-dependent methyltransferase, whose protein sequence is MDLSTQALQSFVPCLNQAGPKVLVHVGAGSPNGRPLPECFQDDEWAEVRVDINPAARPNIVASVTDMAGVPTAGADAVFSSHTHEHLDDHEAEQGFEEVFRVLKPGGFLLINVPDLAQIAELILQGQADEVLYDSKAGPIRPIDMLFGHQASLKSGNGYMAHRTGFTAQRLQRFCFKVGFNDVRVRAGGNWDLWGVAVK, encoded by the coding sequence ATGGATTTATCCACCCAAGCGTTACAGAGTTTTGTGCCATGCCTGAATCAAGCCGGGCCCAAGGTGCTGGTTCACGTTGGGGCTGGCAGCCCCAATGGCCGACCTTTGCCTGAATGCTTCCAAGACGACGAGTGGGCAGAAGTGCGAGTGGATATCAACCCGGCTGCTAGGCCAAACATTGTGGCTAGCGTGACAGACATGGCAGGTGTGCCAACCGCAGGGGCCGATGCCGTGTTTTCTTCTCACACCCACGAGCATCTAGATGACCATGAAGCCGAACAGGGCTTTGAAGAGGTTTTCAGGGTGCTAAAGCCTGGCGGGTTTCTGTTGATTAACGTGCCCGATCTCGCCCAAATTGCAGAGCTCATTCTCCAAGGTCAGGCTGACGAAGTGCTCTATGACTCCAAAGCAGGGCCCATCCGGCCAATAGACATGCTGTTTGGGCATCAGGCCTCTTTAAAGTCAGGCAATGGTTACATGGCTCACCGCACTGGATTCACGGCGCAACGACTGCAGCGGTTTTGTTTTAAGGTGGGATTTAACGATGTCAGAGTCAGAGCGGGCGGGAACTGGGACCTTTGGGGCGTAGCGGTTAAGTAA
- a CDS encoding class I SAM-dependent methyltransferase, producing MSDSDHPISADPIAPKDLIDRHTIAEHVEFADAYFEGRGGHNYLYQKPFYHPRDCAPAVTNLGQLLAGLRLDTGMHVLDFAAGSCWLSRILIQLGCQVTSCDASVKALDIGRELFKRYPPVMPEPVEPAKSIEPAYLAFDGNRLNLADASVDRIVVNDAFHHIPNVATVLTEFFRVLKPGGIVGMSEPGRHHSQSPESQYEMRTFNVIENDFVLEDIWRDAQAAGFAHIEICPVLRHPMMDLAQYQACIQGDVPQQVSRALVQDTINHSIFFLHKTKPTESDRYSAVPSVQAREEFDEAFYLKAYPDVAKAVEEGSFVDAWQHFERHGRAEGRRGRG from the coding sequence ATGAGTGATTCTGACCACCCGATCTCGGCAGACCCGATTGCGCCCAAGGACTTGATAGACCGGCACACGATTGCCGAGCACGTCGAGTTTGCTGATGCATACTTCGAAGGACGCGGTGGTCACAACTACCTCTATCAAAAGCCTTTCTATCACCCCAGGGATTGCGCGCCTGCAGTCACCAATCTGGGTCAGTTGTTAGCCGGATTGCGATTAGATACTGGTATGCATGTACTGGATTTTGCGGCAGGTTCTTGCTGGCTCTCACGTATCCTGATTCAACTTGGCTGCCAGGTCACGAGTTGTGACGCCTCAGTCAAAGCGCTCGATATTGGTCGTGAATTGTTTAAGCGTTATCCGCCGGTGATGCCAGAGCCGGTTGAACCGGCTAAGTCGATTGAGCCAGCCTATTTGGCGTTTGATGGAAATCGCTTAAACCTAGCCGACGCCAGTGTGGACCGGATTGTGGTGAACGATGCGTTTCATCACATTCCGAATGTGGCTACCGTGCTGACCGAATTTTTTAGGGTGTTAAAGCCTGGTGGCATTGTTGGCATGTCTGAGCCCGGCCGTCATCACTCGCAGTCACCAGAGTCGCAGTACGAGATGCGCACCTTTAACGTGATCGAGAATGATTTTGTGCTTGAAGATATTTGGCGTGATGCACAAGCAGCCGGCTTTGCCCACATTGAGATCTGTCCGGTGTTGCGTCACCCCATGATGGATCTGGCGCAATATCAGGCTTGCATACAGGGTGATGTTCCACAGCAAGTCAGTCGGGCTTTGGTTCAAGACACTATTAACCATTCGATTTTCTTTTTACATAAAACCAAACCCACTGAGTCCGATCGTTACAGTGCTGTCCCATCTGTGCAAGCTCGTGAAGAGTTTGATGAGGCGTTTTATCTCAAAGCCTATCCTGATGTCGCTAAGGCTGTCGAGGAGGGGAGTTTTGTTGATGCATGGCAGCACTTTGAGCGCCACGGCAGAGCTGAAGGCAGACGTGGGCGGGGTTGA